From one Micromonospora siamensis genomic stretch:
- a CDS encoding cupin domain-containing protein: MTYLDPPGGHDRPAVPSSATRALARCIAVEPAKFAAAHWGRAPLLSRAAELPNPAGFTDLLSPDDADELLSRRGLRTPFLRVAKNGELVPAARWTGGGGAGAEIGDQVLDEKILAQYADGATLVLQGLHRIWPALVDFTRDLGTALAQPLQVNAYLTPAGSQGFATHYDTHDVFVLQVDGRKHWRIHPPVLTDPLEKQPWGGRADEVSATAAGPAALDVVLEPGDALYLPRGWLHSAQAQESSSLHLTVGIRALTRYALVEELLALAAEDPRLRAGLPFGTDVADPDAVEPELTETVEALRDWLSRADPAAVAARLRGRVWPAARPAPIRPLAQAAALAALDADTEIAPRAGLRWQLTGTGDGKVTLRLFDRVLTLPAQCEPALRAVLTADRIRVGDLPGLDDDADRRTLARRLLGEAVATPAPASPAG; this comes from the coding sequence CGTCTTCCGCCACCCGGGCCCTCGCCCGGTGCATCGCCGTCGAGCCGGCCAAGTTCGCCGCCGCCCACTGGGGCCGGGCGCCGCTGCTGTCCCGCGCCGCCGAGCTGCCCAACCCGGCGGGCTTCACCGACCTGCTCAGCCCCGACGACGCCGACGAGCTGCTCAGCCGCCGCGGCCTGCGTACCCCGTTCCTGCGGGTCGCCAAGAACGGCGAGCTGGTGCCGGCGGCGCGCTGGACCGGCGGCGGCGGTGCCGGCGCCGAGATCGGCGACCAGGTCCTCGACGAGAAGATCCTCGCCCAGTACGCCGACGGCGCGACCCTGGTGTTGCAGGGGCTGCACCGGATCTGGCCGGCACTTGTCGACTTCACCCGTGACCTGGGCACCGCGCTGGCCCAGCCGTTGCAGGTCAACGCCTACCTCACCCCGGCCGGCAGCCAGGGCTTCGCCACCCACTACGACACCCACGACGTCTTCGTGCTCCAGGTGGACGGCCGCAAGCACTGGCGGATCCACCCGCCGGTGCTGACCGACCCGCTGGAGAAGCAGCCCTGGGGCGGACGGGCCGACGAGGTCTCCGCCACCGCCGCCGGGCCGGCCGCCCTGGACGTGGTCCTGGAACCGGGCGACGCCCTCTACCTGCCCCGGGGCTGGCTGCACAGCGCCCAGGCGCAGGAGTCCAGTTCGCTGCACCTGACCGTGGGCATCCGGGCGCTGACCCGGTACGCCCTGGTGGAGGAGCTGCTCGCCCTCGCCGCCGAGGATCCGCGGCTGCGGGCCGGGCTGCCGTTCGGCACCGACGTGGCCGACCCCGACGCCGTCGAGCCCGAGCTGACCGAGACGGTCGAGGCGCTGCGCGACTGGCTGTCGAGGGCCGATCCGGCGGCGGTGGCCGCCCGGTTGCGCGGGCGGGTCTGGCCGGCGGCCCGACCGGCCCCGATCCGTCCGCTCGCCCAGGCCGCGGCGCTGGCCGCCCTGGACGCCGACACCGAGATCGCCCCGCGCGCCGGTCTGCGCTGGCAGCTCACCGGCACCGGCGACGGGAAGGTGACGCTGCGCCTGTTCGACCGCGTCCTGACCCTGCCCGCACAGTGCGAACCGGCCCTGCGGGCGGTGCTCACCGCCGACCGGATCCGGGTGGGCGACCTGCCCGGGCTCGACGACGACGCCGACCGCCGCACCCTGGCCCGGCGCCTGCTCGGGGAGGCCGTCGCCACCCCCGCCCCGGCCTCCCCGGCCGGCTAG